One segment of Acidimicrobiia bacterium DNA contains the following:
- a CDS encoding branched-chain amino acid ABC transporter permease yields the protein MQLLKPRSFRFSWVDTFLWAIRIGALVFIVVGVLGTVSKAVDGEGLTAQAWRELVVTGLAQGSMYGLIALGYSMVYGVLGFINFAHGEVFMSGAVTGFFAANALADAGVWDSQPIVGLGVTILVSMATSMLVAVLIERLAYRPLRGAPRLIPLITSIGMSFFVQYTFRGLFGESFKSYPVLPTVMQGRISLLGIEILKTQLVVIIVAAVAMAGLYTYVTRTRMGRAMRAIAEDREIAALMGVNVDRVIALTFAVGGAMAGVAGVLWALLFRQVYFLTGFLPGIKAFTAAVLGGIGNMAGAYVGGLALGLFESLGPLLVLDGWDIPSVSQLKDVVAFSALVLILIFRPTGLLGERLAVEERG from the coding sequence ATGCAACTGCTCAAGCCCCGAAGCTTCCGTTTCAGTTGGGTCGACACGTTCCTGTGGGCGATCCGCATCGGCGCGCTCGTCTTCATCGTCGTGGGTGTGCTGGGGACCGTTTCGAAGGCGGTCGACGGTGAGGGGCTCACCGCGCAAGCGTGGCGGGAGCTGGTTGTCACCGGGCTCGCCCAGGGGTCGATGTACGGCCTGATCGCCCTCGGATACTCGATGGTGTACGGCGTGCTCGGGTTCATCAACTTCGCCCACGGCGAGGTGTTCATGAGCGGGGCGGTGACCGGATTCTTCGCCGCCAATGCGCTGGCCGACGCCGGGGTCTGGGACAGCCAGCCAATCGTTGGCCTCGGTGTCACCATCCTGGTCTCGATGGCCACCTCGATGCTGGTGGCGGTGCTGATCGAGCGGCTCGCCTACCGGCCGCTTCGCGGCGCCCCGCGTCTCATCCCGCTGATCACTTCGATCGGGATGTCCTTCTTCGTCCAGTACACCTTCCGCGGGCTGTTCGGCGAGAGTTTCAAGAGCTATCCCGTCCTGCCCACGGTGATGCAGGGGCGGATTTCCCTACTCGGCATCGAAATCCTCAAGACGCAGTTGGTAGTGATCATCGTGGCTGCGGTGGCGATGGCCGGCCTCTACACCTATGTAACCCGGACCCGGATGGGCCGGGCGATGCGGGCGATCGCCGAAGACCGTGAGATCGCCGCACTGATGGGGGTCAATGTCGATCGGGTGATCGCCCTCACTTTCGCCGTGGGCGGGGCGATGGCGGGCGTCGCCGGTGTCCTGTGGGCACTCTTGTTCCGCCAGGTCTACTTCCTCACCGGATTCCTGCCGGGGATCAAGGCCTTCACCGCCGCGGTGCTCGGCGGCATCGGCAACATGGCCGGGGCGTATGTCGGCGGGCTCGCCCTCGGCCTGTTCGAATCCTTGGGGCCGCTGCTGGTCCTCGACGGCTGGGACATCCCCTCGGTGAGCCAGTTGAAGGATGTGGTGGCTTTCAGCGCCCTCGTGCTCATCCTCATTTTCCGCCCGACCGGCCTTCTCGGTGAACGGCTCGCAGTAGAGGAGCGCGGCTGA
- a CDS encoding branched-chain amino acid ABC transporter substrate-binding protein: protein MNRFTKMRHLGVLLVVFALFAAACGDDDATTTTTGAAATTTTAAATTTTAGEAFPPEAGPAGGVLIEAGAPVEIRALQAISGEVAFLGIDQQRGIELAIEDFGDVHGHAVNLGTVEDDLCLGEGGGAGATVISAQPGVLGVIGTTCSGAAVPAMAIFNEAGIVMISGSNTGPSLTSDFQGNAGENYFPFYLRTAHNDLIQGGAAALFAFDVLGLTNMCTIHDGDPYTSGLAGAFGAAFETLGGEISVATSINKGDTDMVPVLTECANGAPEGIYFPIFQPEGDFILQQRGGVAGLEEVVMYGADGLITPDLFSLPEAAGAYFSGPDLGFEGNAGFTGESYTNLVARYEAAYGEAPVAAFHAHTYDATMMLLNAIASVGVQGPNGELWVDRQELRDFLYATVDFPGVTGTLSCDAFGDCGANTVSVVLNEDPTDPQAGIANVVFRAGKGAGGEVVVIDS from the coding sequence ATGAATCGATTCACGAAGATGCGGCACCTCGGTGTGTTGCTCGTGGTGTTTGCGCTGTTTGCCGCCGCCTGCGGCGACGACGATGCCACCACGACGACCACCGGCGCGGCCGCTACCACTACCACCGCTGCGGCGACCACGACCACCGCGGGAGAAGCATTCCCGCCGGAGGCTGGTCCTGCCGGCGGAGTGCTGATCGAGGCCGGTGCACCGGTCGAGATCCGCGCCCTGCAGGCCATCAGCGGCGAGGTCGCCTTCCTTGGCATCGACCAGCAGCGAGGGATCGAACTCGCGATAGAAGACTTCGGCGACGTCCACGGTCACGCGGTCAACCTCGGCACCGTCGAGGACGATCTGTGCCTGGGCGAGGGCGGCGGCGCCGGTGCCACCGTCATTTCGGCGCAGCCTGGAGTCTTGGGCGTCATCGGGACGACCTGCTCGGGTGCTGCGGTGCCGGCGATGGCGATCTTCAATGAAGCCGGAATCGTGATGATCTCGGGTTCCAACACGGGCCCGTCACTCACCTCCGACTTCCAGGGGAACGCCGGGGAGAACTACTTCCCGTTCTACCTGCGCACGGCGCACAACGACCTGATCCAGGGCGGCGCGGCGGCTCTGTTCGCCTTCGACGTGCTTGGACTCACGAACATGTGCACCATCCACGACGGTGACCCCTATACCAGCGGCCTCGCCGGTGCCTTCGGCGCCGCGTTCGAGACCCTTGGTGGGGAAATCTCGGTGGCCACCTCGATCAACAAGGGCGACACCGACATGGTGCCCGTCCTGACCGAGTGCGCCAATGGTGCACCCGAAGGGATCTACTTCCCGATCTTCCAGCCTGAGGGTGACTTCATCCTTCAGCAGCGGGGCGGGGTTGCCGGTCTTGAGGAAGTGGTGATGTACGGCGCCGATGGCCTGATCACCCCGGACCTGTTCTCGCTGCCTGAGGCCGCGGGCGCGTACTTCTCGGGTCCGGATCTCGGGTTCGAAGGCAACGCCGGTTTCACCGGTGAGAGCTACACGAACCTGGTGGCCCGTTACGAGGCCGCCTACGGCGAGGCCCCGGTGGCCGCGTTCCATGCCCACACCTATGACGCGACGATGATGCTGCTCAATGCCATCGCGTCGGTCGGGGTGCAGGGTCCGAACGGCGAGCTGTGGGTCGACCGTCAGGAACTGCGCGACTTCCTGTATGCGACGGTGGACTTCCCCGGCGTGACGGGAACGCTCAGCTGCGACGCGTTCGGTGACTGCGGCGCCAACACGGTGTCCGTGGTCCTGAACGAGGATCCGACGGATCCTCAGGCGGGTATCGCCAACGTCGTGTTCCGTGCCGGCAAGGGCGCTGGCGGCGAAGTCGTCGTCATCGACTCCTGA